The genome window ATTCACTGGATAAGATTGATACAGGGACAACACTGGTAAACAAGAGCGGTGAAGCATTAAAAGAGATTATGCAGTCAATACAGGAGTTGTATAAAACTATAACCGAGATAGCTACAGCAAGCGACGAACAGAAACAGGGTATTGACCAGATTAATGTAGCAGTATCGGATTTAGATACTATGACACAGCAGAATGCGGCACTGGTGGAAGAGACAGCCAGTGCAAGCGAGGAGATGGCAAATCAGGCACAGGAGCTTGCAAGCATGATGGAACGGTTTGTAATACGTGAAGAAATAAGTGAAAAAGTATTTGGGAGCAAGCACAAGGAATTGCATTTGCACGCAGCGGATGCAGGGAAGAAGGCGGCAGTGAAGAGAATGGAAAAGCCAAAGGTAAAAGAAGAAAAGAAAGAAGCACCATTATCAGAGGAAAAGAAAGAAAAAGGTCCTAATAATAAGCTTATAGATGATGGATTTGAAGAGTTTTAATAACGGTTATTGGAGGAAAATACATGGCGGATGATGCCATAAAGCAGGTTTTTTTGGCTGAGACAAAGGAACTGCTGGAAAACTTAGAAAATGATATAGTCCGTTATGAGGAAACAAAAGATCCTGAACTCATCCATTCAATATTCAGGTATGTGCATACATTAAAGGGTGGTTCGGGGATGGCAGGGTATGAGGACGTATATCAGTTTACTCATGCCCTGGGGAATATTCTGGATTCAGTGCGAAATGGTGTGCTTCCCATGAATGACCTTTTAGCGGATATAGTATTTGCCAGCATTGATGTAATCAGATTGCGCCTGTATTCTGAAGAAGATCCATCAAAGTTTGAAGAAAAGTTTGCAATATTACAAGCAAAAATTAATGATATTGAATCAATTCTTCAGATAAAAGAAGAAAAAACAGTTAAAGAAGAAAAAACTGAAGAAATACAGCCAGTCTATAACTTTTTCAGGGTAAAAGCTAAATTCAGGGAAGATATATTTAAATCGGGCATTGATCCGCTTATCATCATTGAAGACTTAGCTTCTTTAGGAAAGATTGTTGAGTTACGCGTCAACCGTAATGATGTGCCGCTACTTGAAAATCTTGATCCTGAAAAATGTTATCTTTCCTGGGATGTTATCCTTAAAACCAAAAGCAAAGAAGAAGCTCTTGATGATGTATTTATTTTTGTGCGTGATGATAATGAAATTACCATAACCAACGTAACCAAAAATTATGTGGCACAGCCTGTAGTAGAGGATGTCCCCAAATTGGGCGAGTTATTATTGTCAAAGGGCATGCTTACTGAAAAAGAGTATGACGATGTATTGAGTGAGCATGAAAAGACAAAGAAAAAAGTTGGGGAGATAGCTGTTACCAAAGGATATGTAGAGGACAATGATATATCATTGGCACTCAAGGAGCAGGAGAGTATTAAGAAACATTTGAGTACTTCAACATTGAGAGTTGATGCCAAAAAGGTTGATAACCTCATGAACCTTTTGGGTGAAATGGTCATTGGTTTTTCGGGGATTAAACGTATAGCTGAAGAGATAGAAGATGAAAAGGCATATCGGTTAAACAATGCTCTGTATGGTGTTGACCGCATCATCCGTGAATTTCAGGAACATCTTATGCGAATCCGCATGGTCCCTATTGGGCCCGTGTTTGAGCAGTTCAGGCGTTTTATCCGTGATACAGCAAAATCCCATGGGAAAGTCATTCACCTGGAAATTGCAGGTGGTGATACTGAGATCGATAAAACAGTCATTGAACGCATCAATGATCCGTTAAAGCATCTAATACGCAATGCGATAGATCATGGAATAGAAAGCCCCCAACAGCGCCAGGCCAAAGGGAAGCCTCAGGAAGGTACAATAGTGCTGAAAGCATATCATCAGGAAGGAAATATTTTTATTGAGATAAGCGATGATGGTCAGGGCATTGATAGAGAGAAGGTGCTGCAAAAGGCTATATCATCAGGAATTGTAAGTAAACATGAGGATTTGCCGGATGTAAAAATATATGATTTCCTTTTTGCCCCCGGTTTTTCCACTGCCGAATCAGTTGGGGATCTTTCTGGAAGAGGTGTGGGGCTTGACGTGGTCAAAACCAACATTGAAGCATTGCGTGGTAGTGTTGAGGTGTTCAGCGAAGCCGATAAAGGAACAACATTTAGAATCAAGCTTCCTTTGACACTGGCAATAATAGATGGAATGCTGGTAAAGGTGGCGCATGAAACATTCATTATTCCAATACTTTCAATAATTGAAAGCGTCAAACCAGGAAAAAAAGACATAAAAACTGTTGAGAATAAGGGCGAAGTTGTTCATGTCAGGGGTGAATATGTCCCTTTAGTCAGGCTTCATAGAGAATTTAAATTGCCCCAAACTATTGAAAATCCATGGGATGGCCTTGTGGTCATTGTTGAGTCAGAGGGGAAGGCATTAGGGCTTGTTGTTGATGAACTTGTTGGTCAGCAACAGATTGTAATAAAGAGCCTGGACAGGGAAATAACTTCTTCCCGAGCAATATCCGGTGCAGCAATATTGGGTGATGGAACTATTGCCCTGATTATTGACGTACATGGTTTTGTAAGTTCGTAACCATAGTTCAGGACTAACAGGATATGATGAATGTAATTGCCCACGAACAATCCATCAAGGAACATTATGATTACCTCAAAGAGTTAAAAGGTAATACTGGTGCTCTGTTTTCTGAACTGATCCAGCACTTTACAATAACTAATAAGCGGATCGATGAATTCTTTTCCATGATCCGCCCTTATGTATATTATTTTTATTCCACTGATGAAAACCTTCCTGATACTTTTTTGCATGATGTTATAATTGGTACCAACAACGAGATGAATGGGTATATTGATACCATTGTGAAATATATGATAGCTGATAGGGAAACCAATAAGGAAGTGGAGAATGCAATTAATAAAACACTAACGTTGAGTAATAGCGTTGCTATGATACTGGATGCAGTGGAAGCAATTGATTTATATGCAAAAAACACCATGATAATTTCCATTAAGGCAGGTGAAGAAGGCTCTACGCTTACAACCATAGCAGTGGAGATGTCACATTTAGCTGATATGGTTAATGATGTTTCCAGTGAATTCCAGGAAATTATTGTATATTTGGATGGATTACGGACAAAATTTAGCAACACCTGTCAGACAGTTGATATTATTATAGAAAACTATCTCACACATTTGCAGATTAAGATGAATAACACAATCCGTGAAATTATTGATCATCAGAAGAAGCTATCATATAATGTTGAGTCAATTGTTAGTTTTGCTGATAAGTTAAAAAGCAGTATCCACAAAATATTACAGGAATTTCAAGTAGAGGATATATTCCGCCAGGATATTGAAAAAATATTATTTACCATTGAAGCGCTGGATGACGGTGGCATTGATGACAGTGAAAAGGATATACTCCTGTGGGGGATGTATCAAAAGTTGCTATCGCTACGGCATGACCTTATGCATTTATATACCACTACAGGGGAAAACCTATATACAATGAAAAGTAATGTTGAGGTGATAGCAAACGATTATACAAAAGCTTCCGAAACAGTATTTGAAGGTGATGAATTTGCCATTGAAAAAGTATATAATTCACTGGAAATGTTACAACACGAAACTATACAGTACATAGAAGATATTCTTGCCAAGAAGTCTTCATTGCTTGAGATATCCAGTGATGTATTGATGCAGTTACATAAGTTTCAGGAGTTTTTTAATAAAATACAGGATGTGGTGCGTAAGTTTGATGTGGTGAATATGTTAACACGGATTGAGCTTGCACGACATCAGCAGTTGCAGAAAACCATTGCTAGTTCGCTCAGTGATATTAGCATTATGCCAAAGAAGATTAAGAAAATAGTAGAGGAATCAGAAAATTTATACAAGGATGTTATTGCCACTATGGAGTCTACGTATCTAACATACAAAGAAGCTATGGCTATTCAAGATACCATATTGCAAAATTGTGTATCCAATTTAAAAAAGGTTTCATTAAAATTATATGAATCAAAAAAGTATTACATTGATATATCACAGCAGATTGAAAGAAATGTAAATAGTTTACAGCAATTCTTAAACGAAAAGTCAGAACAGATAGAAACCTTAAAGAATATTGAAGAGAATATAAAACTGTTTTGCGATATGCTTGATGCTGCAGGGGTTGAAAAAAATATGCCTGAAATAGAAAAGATTAATAAAACAGTGGATAATCTTACAATGCTGTATGGCACAGATTATAAAGGTTTGATGTTGGTTTCACTTTTAAAAGAATATTCAACTATAAAGACGGAGGACACGGTTATAGTTTTTTAATTATATTCCAAAAGAAGTATTGGATTAGGATTAATGGTATTGAATAGCTGGAGTTGGAAATTCATACTATAACATGTAACAAATTTATTGTAATGATGTAATAATGAAATGCCAGGCCTAATTCAGTATGACTAAAACCATGTGGTGTTTATACAGGGGGCAATAAATGTATATAATAGAAGTTGATGAATTTGTAAATGTCAAACATGTAAAGCAGTTTGCTGATGAAGTGTTAACGGTATTGCGTACTGAAAAAGATATTGTCATTGATTTTACTAAATCCAAGCGTTTGGATTTATCGGTTGTGCAGGTAATTTTATCGTTATTGAAAACAGCTAAGCAATTGAATAAAACTGTTAAATTTAAGGGAGTTAATGATACCATTAAAAAGCAATTAAAGCTATGTGGTGTTATACGTTAATTTTTGTTGTTAAGTATTATTGTGAAAAGTATATTATAGCACAGGGGACTTTGAAAGCTGTTATGGTTAATTAATAGTGAAGCAAAGTCAATACAATCATTTTTAAGAGGAGCTTTATATGAAGCATATTGTAATCATTGATGACTCACCAACTATACGGACAAGTGTTGAATATACACTCAAAGATTCAGGATATGGTATGGTTCATGCTGAAAATGGTGTTGATGCATTGAATAAAATAAAGGATTTACTTTCTAAAGGTGAAGAAATTGCCTTATGTATTGTGGATATTAATATGCCACAGATGGATGGCATTACGTTTATTAAAAAGTTCAGGGAAAATGATAAATTTACTCCGGTTGTGGTGCTTACTACAGAAGCTGAAGAAGAAAAAATACAGGAAGGTAAAAAAGCAGGTGCTTCAGGGTGGATGATTAAGCCATTTAAGGCTGAACAGCTTCAATCAGTAGTCCATAAATTTTTGCGATAAGGGGGGGTATATGAATGTTGAAAATACAACAATAGAAAACAAGCCTGATACTGCTTCATCAGAACAATTTGTTACTTTCATTATTGGCAATGAAACGTATGGAATAGAAGTTCTTAAAGTGCAGGAAATTATTGGGATGACACACATCACCCATGTCCCCAATACTCTTTCATTTATGAAAGGTGTCATTAACCTAAGAGGCTCAGTAGTACCGGTTATAGATATGCGGAAAAAAATTGGGATGGAGGAGATAGAGTATAATGCCTTCACGGTGATAATTATTACCGAAGTTAAAGGTAAGCTTATTGGGATGATCGTTGATTCAGTTCAGGATGTGGTTACTATCCCGGTGCAAAAAATTCAGGATACCATGCGCTTTACATCACATGTTTCAACAGATTATATTAAAGGGATTGGGCAGATAGATGACAATTTAGTCATTATACTGGATGTGGATAAGCTGTTAACAAGCGAAGAATTAGCTCATATTAAAACAACATAAAATAATTTAGGCAGGTATGTTGGGATGATACGGGTTTTTGATGCAACCATTAAACAGCCAGTTGTAATTCTGGTGCCGGGGGATTACTTTGCTGCAGAAAATCAGGTGCTTTCTACAATAGTTGGAAGTTGTTTTGTTGTATGCCTGTACGACTCTATAAAAAAAATTGGTGGAATGGGGCATTGTTTATTGCCGGTATTATCTTCATTACAAATGAAAAAAGAAGATATATACAATTATAATATTAATTTCATGGAGCATATTATCGGTCAGATGGTTAAGTTAGGGGCTGATAGAAAGAATTTTATTGTCAAGGTATTTGGTGGTACGGGGACATCATATAATCATAAATTTACTACCGATTTTATTTCTGAGTACTGTAAAAACGAAAACATGTCTTTAGATGCTATTGATATTGGAGGCAATTATCGCCGCAAACTTTATTTTTTTTGCAACACAGGTAAAGTCCACCGGTATTTAGTTGAAGCCAATGACTCAGTTTCAGAATTTATTAAAATGGAAAAAGAATTTATTGATAAAGTATTAACGGATAAAGTTCAATATGGTAATGTTATATTATTTGAATAATATATGAATACCCCCTTTTATCAACAGTTGGACCAGCAGGATTTTGATTACATTAGAAATATTGTGTATAGGGAATCAGGTATAAAGCTTTCTGAAATGAAGCGTGCGTTGGTCCAATCGCGTTTGTTGCGTAGAATGCGCGAGTTAGGCATGCAACGCTATGATGAGTATTGTGACTTCCTCAGAGAAAATTATGATGATGAAATAGAAAACCTTATCAACTGTATAACTACCAACAAAACAGAATTTTTTAGAGAGCATGAGCATTTTTCTATATTGCAAAGAATTGTTGAACAAGAACTATCGCACAAAAATATTGCTGTATGGAGTGCAGGCTGCTCAACTGGCGAAGAAGCTTACAGCATTGCCATTGTGTTGTTTGAGAGTAACTTTAAAAAACAATTTACTATCATTGCAACAGATATTGATACCAGAGTTCTTGAAACAGCACGCAGTGGCATATACCCACTGGAAGTTGTACAAACACTTGATATAAGTCTATTAAAAAAATATTTTTTAAAAGGCAAAGATCAGTATGATGGATATGCAAAAGTAAAAAATTTTCTGAAGGAAAAAATTTCATTTCAACATCTGAATTTGCTTGAAGACAACTATCGCCTCAAAGGGCATTTTGATATTATATTTTGCCGCAATGTGATGATTTATTTTGATAAAGATGTTCAGATCAAAGTATTAAAAAAATTTTATGATTATTTACCAAAAGGTGGCTATCTTTTTTTAGGGTATGCTGAAGCGATAGTTAGTGCCAATCTACCTTTTCATTATGTAGCCCATTCGGTATATCAAAAACGATAACACATAATGCTATAGCAGTGTTAAAAGGGGTAGCCATGTATATACGCAATTCACATAGATTGAAGAAGCCACTTAAAGTTTTGTATCCAGGTGATTGTTATGTTAGCAATAAAGATGAATATATTGGAACATTGCTTGGGTCGTGTGTATCAGTATGCCTGTATGACCCTGTAAATAAAGTTGCCGGTATGAATCATTTTGTATTGCCAGGGAAGGTTGTACAGGCTCATACAAAGCAGAAAAAATCAGATGATAGTGATGAACAAAAAGAACTGTTAAAATATGGAACCAAGTCAATTGAAAATCTCATTTCACAGATGGAACAATATGGTAAAAGAGAAAATATTGTTGCTAAGATTTTTGGTGGAGGGAAAGTTTTAGATTATCAAACCACGCAATACGGTATATCAAATATGAATGTAAGAATTGCAAAGATTATACTTGAAATGGCCGATATTCCTATTGTAAGTGAAGATGTTGGTGGAACTGTTGCCCGTAAAATTATGTTTGATGTTGAAACAGGGCAAGCCTATTGTAAAAAATTAATAAAGGTTGAAGAAAAAGATAAAACTTTCACTATGGAGTTATCTCAGTTTGAATAAAATAAAAGTTTTGGTGGTTGATGATTCCGCAGTAATGCGTAAAACATTAACTGATATTCTTAATGGATCCAGTAAAATTGAAGTTGTTGGAACCGCACTTGATCCGTATATTGCTGTCAATAAAATAAAACAGCTTAATCCTGATGTATTAACCCTTGATATTGAAATGCCACGTATGGATGGGCTTACCTTTTTGCGAAAGCTCATGTTAGCAAATCCAATGCCGGTAATTATGGTCAGCGCATTTACTGATAAAGGTGCGTTGCAGACAATACAGGCTCTGGAATATGGTGCAGTAGATTTTATTTTAAAACCTCGCTCTGATGATAGTGCAGAATGGGACAGATTTGCAAATGAATTGCGTGAAAAGGTTATCACTGCTGCAAGCATTCAGTCAGATAGATTTACAGCACGGAGCAGGGAAAGGGCTATTGAGGTTGAAGAAAAATTTAGTGCTGATATAATTTTGCCAAAAACAGTAGCAAAGGTGAGGACTACTCACAGTGATGTCATTATTGCTTTAGGTGCATCCACAGGTGGTACCGAGGTTATTGCAAAGATTTTATCCAACCTGCATGAAAATGTGCCAGCTATTGCTATTGTACAGCATATGCCTGAAAAATTTACCGAAGCATTTGCTAACCGGGTGAATAATAATTCAAAGCTATATGTAAAAGAAGCTCAGAATGGTGACAGGTTATATCGGGGTACTGCACTCGTAGCTCCGGGGAATCGGCACATGCTGGTGAGATCTGATGCAAATGGATACTATGTTGAAATTAATGATGGACCCCCGGTGAACAGGCACAAACCATCGGTGGATGTGCTATTTCGTTCAGTAGCACAGAATGTGAGTAAAAGCGTAGGGATATTGTGTACTGGCATGGGTGCTGATGGTGCTGAAGGACTGGGTGAAATTTTACAGGCAGGGGGAGTAACTATTGCACAGGATGAAGCTTCTTCGGTTGTGTTTGGTATGCCACGTGAGGCTATCAAACGTGGTGCTGCGCAAAAAGTACTTAATATAGAACAGATGATTGCATATATTAATAATTTGTAATTGCAGTGATTATGTTAAAAATAATTAACTTTTTGCGGATTGTTAGGAAAACTTATCAATCAAAAAGTGATTTAATTTCTTTAAAATTCCGCTGTTGAATTATTTTCAACCTGAAATATTCAAAATCTTCATATCCATAGCCATTCTCTGTATGACTATTTAATATTTTGTTAAAATTTCCACATTTAGGAATAATTAACTGCGTTGATTTATAATTAATTATTGGTTGAAATTTAAATAATATATATTTATATTTGCAATAAATAAAGAAGCATAGCAATACTTTAGAGGGAAGGAAATTGTGACTTATGGAAAAAATTGAGGAAAAAGTGAACAGGTTAGAAGCAGCACTGGAAGAATTTACCCGTACAGTAGGGCTTGAATTTAACAAAGTTTATAACGCATTCATGTTAAGCCGTATGGAATATGAAAAGATTTCCCAGGATATTGCTCTGTTACAAAAACGGGTAGATTCAATTAGTGTACTTTTAGAATCGTTTATTGCTGAGTCTGAGAAACAAAGGCAGGAGGATAGGAAAAAGTTTAATGAATTTAAAGATGAGATGAAAGCTTTCAAAGATGAAATGAAGGAATTTAAAGATGGTGTGGTAGCATTTCAGCAGGAGATGAAGGAATTCAAAGATGAGATGAAGGCTTTCAAAGATGAAATGAAGGAATTTAAGGATGGTGTGGTAGCATTTCAGCAGGAGATGAAGGAATTCAAAGATGAGATGAAGGCTTTCAAAGATGAAATGAAGGAATTTAAGGATGGTGTGGTAGTTTTTCAACAGGAGATGAAGGAATTCAAAGATGAAATGAAGGAATTTAAGGATGGTGTGGTAGCATTTCAACAGGAGATGATAGAATTTAAAGATGAGATGAAAGCTTTCAAAGATGAGATGAAGGAGTTTAAAGATGGTGTGGTAGCCTTTCAGCAGGAGATGAAGGAATTTAAAGATGAAACAAAAGACTACAAAGCTGATACTTTATCTTTTAAAGAGGAGATGACGCAAGCCCACAGAAAGATGAATCAGCAGTGGGGCGAATTAGCCAATAAAATGGGCACCGTCGTTGAAGATATTATTTACCCGGCAACCCGTCCGGTGCTTGAAAAGTACTTTAATTGTGAATTAATCACTACAATGATGAATATAACACGTAAAAAAGAAGGTATAAAAGATGAGTTTGATGTCATTGCAGTAACGCATGATAAGGTATTTCTTATAGAAGTTAAAAGTACCTTGCGACAGCAGTACGTTGATGATTTTAAACAAAATAAGCTTTCACGGTTTAGATTTTTATTTGACGAATATAATGATAAGCAGCTAGTACCCATTCTTGCAAGCTTGCGGTATGAGGAAAGTATGCTCAATTACGTAACCAATCAAAATATATATGCAATGGCGTACCGTGAGTGGGATTATATGGATATTCTTAATTTTGATAAAATTAAAATGTAGTGTATCAATTTACTTAATCCCAAAAAATTCAATCAACCGTGTTTCTTCAAAAACTTTACGTAGTGATTGGCTTATTGCTATAATCTTTATGTCTTTACCATGTTTTTGTAAGTCCTGCTTTTTCCACATGAGATAACCCATAAGGGTGGATGGCAAATAAATAGTTTTTGACAAATCAAAATAGATAACAGTGGCACCAGCACCAAGCAAACGTTCAACGGCATATTCCACTTCAAGTTTGTCATCAGGCGTGGCTTTTTCACAGTGTAGCGTGATGGTGTTGTTTTCTACAGTTACCATAGGGTGTTATTGTACCAGGTATGCTTTGATTGTATTTGCATTTTGTAATATTAAAGTTTTATCTGTGGTATTATGGGTAACTGTTATATTATCACTACTATCAATATTATAAACATTTGAAGTTGGACCTGATATTGTAAAATTTATTGTTGCATTTGTATTTGAATATCTTGTCCCATCAGTGTCAATAACAGTTACCGATGCACTTCCATTATGAGAGCTAATAGTGGAAGATTGCCAGCTAATATAAACTTTAAAAGCTCTATTTGACTTAGGATCTTCTCCAAATGCTATTCCAACATAATCGGTGCCATTTATGTTTTTTTGGAATATAATTGCATAATCTCCTGATTTATTATCACCAAATTCAACATCGTAACTTGTTCCACTAATTACAGTATCAAATTTACTAACATCACCAGGTTGTATTTTAAATGCACTGCTTGAAGAGCTTTTAGAATCATCCCCACAGGAAGCAGTGGTTGCTATGGCTAATGCGCATACAAATAGGACAATAGTATTTTTCATAAGAAGTACTCCGTTGTTATAGTATCGGTTTTTATAGAATTAACATTTACAAATAAAATGTAATAGTACATCATGAGTCAATATAAACAAATCCACTTGAATGCATAAGTAAGCTTTCATTGGTCACTGGGTATATTAACGACTCATGTTAAGAACAATCAACCCACCATAATCACCATACTAAAATTCATGTCATAGCGTCAATATTTTTATGTCACCTGCAGTATATTTGGTATGTTTGTGAACTATTTGTTACATGCAAATATGCTTGCAAATAATACCTAAATATATAAATAGAAAAAGGATACTTTTGGGGGAATAGTATGAATATAGAAACCACTATGTGTATGTGCCACAATCATCTTGATGAATTGAAAAAGCATGCAAAACGCAATAATAGTATCCCCTGCTGCCAATTTTACTGGGGACCACCGCCAGAATTATTAAAACTAGCCAATGCCTGGCACCAAACCAACCCAAAAACAAATTTTTATTGACATACACAGCTGGATATTGGTACAATAAGGGCAATGTATCAAAGGATGGTGTTTATTTAAAGAAAAGGAGGTCGTGCACTTATGAATGGCGATGTACTTATCCAGAACATAATTAATCTTTTTGTAATGGCAATCATATTAGAAGCAGCAATAATGGCCATTTTCTCAATGTCGGCTTTTCGTGATATGAAAATGACCCGTGCAGTTGAAGCAACAAGGGATGTGATTATATTACTTGCAGCTTTTTTCCTGTGCTATAAGGTTGATGTGCTGCATGTCTTCAGAGGAACTGGTTTGAAAATACCAGTTCTTTTCGATATTATTATCAGTACACTTGTGCTGACACGTATGACCAATTTTGTGAGGCAGGTATTCAATCGTTTACGTCAGGATTAGTGTCAGTGGTTTTTTTTAGCAAAAGAGTACCAGGAGCAATAGTTTTTTTTCAGGAACTATCGCCTATAAAAGATTATTAGGAAATTTTTTAAATACCATACAACACAAAAAGCCGCACCACTAAAGGTGTGGTTATATTCTTACGGTTTCCGAAGGGGGCTACACGGTATCAGGATTTTTTAATTTTATTATCCACTGAGTAGCTGGTATTCATCACTTCGTTATATTTGTCAATAATTGCATTTGTGATGAGGTCCCGTGCTTCCTGAGTAATGGGGAAGAACAGGTCAATGTACTCACCATTTTTGCGCTTGTTTGACGGCATACCAATGAAGATGCCTTTGTCGCCTTTTACAATGCGCAAATTTTTAACAACAAACCTGTCTAACAAAGTGATGTTGGCAAACCCCAGAGTTTTCCCTAAATTATCCTTGGGAAACACCCTAACTTCGGTAATAATGTCGTTCATGTGATCACCACCATACCGTATGTATAATTTTGTTAAATATACAATATTGCCGTAGTTTACGTCAAGCAAAATAATTTTTTGTATTTTTGTATTATAATATTACTCTATGGCTTTTAGTGCTTAAAAATAGTCAAATTTTTATAATTATGCCTTGCATAGTATGTGCGATAGTTATGGATAAAAAAATCATAGTTTTCTAATGTATGATTTTCTGAATACCAGGCCAAACAATACTAACACCAGAAATAAAACCATGATTGGTGCCAGAGTGCACAGTGCAATATTGAATGCCAGTTCACGGAGTATCTGTGCTGAAATGAATGATACTGTATCGGACTGCTGAATCAATAAAAAAGGCAATAGTATAGCAGTAGTTCCAGGTAACAGGATTGTGGCTGAAGGAAAGATCAAAATCCGTTTTAGCCATAAAAATTTTTGTATTTTTTCTGCTGATGAAAATATAATAAATACTATATATAGTAATAATAGAATAATAGTTGTGTACACAAAATATTTGCCATACGAAAATATTTTTATTAAAGTTATTACAGTGTTAGCAGTATCACCCGAAAGTACAATATTGTGTTTATATATTACGCCGTTATCAAACCACAATCCTGCTTTTTTTAGATAGCGGCCACCTATAAATTCCCCAATTGCTGTATCAGCAAATGTAAATACTGCTATTAAAAAAGTTTTGTTTTTAAGGTTTGGCGTTTTTTTGATTTCTTCCACCAGGATATCGCTCAGAATATGTTTTTTAACGCCATTTTCATTTGTCCATAAACTTATTGTGATATCTGGCAAAAGAATTTGGTGAACCTTCTTAGGATACAT of Spirochaetota bacterium contains these proteins:
- a CDS encoding chemotaxis protein CheW — protein: MNVENTTIENKPDTASSEQFVTFIIGNETYGIEVLKVQEIIGMTHITHVPNTLSFMKGVINLRGSVVPVIDMRKKIGMEEIEYNAFTVIIITEVKGKLIGMIVDSVQDVVTIPVQKIQDTMRFTSHVSTDYIKGIGQIDDNLVIILDVDKLLTSEELAHIKTT
- a CDS encoding chemotaxis response regulator protein-glutamate methylesterase; this translates as MNKIKVLVVDDSAVMRKTLTDILNGSSKIEVVGTALDPYIAVNKIKQLNPDVLTLDIEMPRMDGLTFLRKLMLANPMPVIMVSAFTDKGALQTIQALEYGAVDFILKPRSDDSAEWDRFANELREKVITAASIQSDRFTARSRERAIEVEEKFSADIILPKTVAKVRTTHSDVIIALGASTGGTEVIAKILSNLHENVPAIAIVQHMPEKFTEAFANRVNNNSKLYVKEAQNGDRLYRGTALVAPGNRHMLVRSDANGYYVEINDGPPVNRHKPSVDVLFRSVAQNVSKSVGILCTGMGADGAEGLGEILQAGGVTIAQDEASSVVFGMPREAIKRGAAQKVLNIEQMIAYINNL
- a CDS encoding chemoreceptor glutamine deamidase CheD; this encodes MIRVFDATIKQPVVILVPGDYFAAENQVLSTIVGSCFVVCLYDSIKKIGGMGHCLLPVLSSLQMKKEDIYNYNINFMEHIIGQMVKLGADRKNFIVKVFGGTGTSYNHKFTTDFISEYCKNENMSLDAIDIGGNYRRKLYFFCNTGKVHRYLVEANDSVSEFIKMEKEFIDKVLTDKVQYGNVILFE
- a CDS encoding chemotaxis protein CheA; translation: MADDAIKQVFLAETKELLENLENDIVRYEETKDPELIHSIFRYVHTLKGGSGMAGYEDVYQFTHALGNILDSVRNGVLPMNDLLADIVFASIDVIRLRLYSEEDPSKFEEKFAILQAKINDIESILQIKEEKTVKEEKTEEIQPVYNFFRVKAKFREDIFKSGIDPLIIIEDLASLGKIVELRVNRNDVPLLENLDPEKCYLSWDVILKTKSKEEALDDVFIFVRDDNEITITNVTKNYVAQPVVEDVPKLGELLLSKGMLTEKEYDDVLSEHEKTKKKVGEIAVTKGYVEDNDISLALKEQESIKKHLSTSTLRVDAKKVDNLMNLLGEMVIGFSGIKRIAEEIEDEKAYRLNNALYGVDRIIREFQEHLMRIRMVPIGPVFEQFRRFIRDTAKSHGKVIHLEIAGGDTEIDKTVIERINDPLKHLIRNAIDHGIESPQQRQAKGKPQEGTIVLKAYHQEGNIFIEISDDGQGIDREKVLQKAISSGIVSKHEDLPDVKIYDFLFAPGFSTAESVGDLSGRGVGLDVVKTNIEALRGSVEVFSEADKGTTFRIKLPLTLAIIDGMLVKVAHETFIIPILSIIESVKPGKKDIKTVENKGEVVHVRGEYVPLVRLHREFKLPQTIENPWDGLVVIVESEGKALGLVVDELVGQQQIVIKSLDREITSSRAISGAAILGDGTIALIIDVHGFVSS
- a CDS encoding chemotaxis protein CheD, producing MYIRNSHRLKKPLKVLYPGDCYVSNKDEYIGTLLGSCVSVCLYDPVNKVAGMNHFVLPGKVVQAHTKQKKSDDSDEQKELLKYGTKSIENLISQMEQYGKRENIVAKIFGGGKVLDYQTTQYGISNMNVRIAKIILEMADIPIVSEDVGGTVARKIMFDVETGQAYCKKLIKVEEKDKTFTMELSQFE
- a CDS encoding protein-glutamate O-methyltransferase CheR; the encoded protein is MNTPFYQQLDQQDFDYIRNIVYRESGIKLSEMKRALVQSRLLRRMRELGMQRYDEYCDFLRENYDDEIENLINCITTNKTEFFREHEHFSILQRIVEQELSHKNIAVWSAGCSTGEEAYSIAIVLFESNFKKQFTIIATDIDTRVLETARSGIYPLEVVQTLDISLLKKYFLKGKDQYDGYAKVKNFLKEKISFQHLNLLEDNYRLKGHFDIIFCRNVMIYFDKDVQIKVLKKFYDYLPKGGYLFLGYAEAIVSANLPFHYVAHSVYQKR
- a CDS encoding STAS domain-containing protein, with the protein product MYIIEVDEFVNVKHVKQFADEVLTVLRTEKDIVIDFTKSKRLDLSVVQVILSLLKTAKQLNKTVKFKGVNDTIKKQLKLCGVIR
- a CDS encoding response regulator encodes the protein MKHIVIIDDSPTIRTSVEYTLKDSGYGMVHAENGVDALNKIKDLLSKGEEIALCIVDINMPQMDGITFIKKFRENDKFTPVVVLTTEAEEEKIQEGKKAGASGWMIKPFKAEQLQSVVHKFLR
- a CDS encoding STAS domain-containing protein, with translation MVTVENNTITLHCEKATPDDKLEVEYAVERLLGAGATVIYFDLSKTIYLPSTLMGYLMWKKQDLQKHGKDIKIIAISQSLRKVFEETRLIEFFGIK